The sequence AACCCATTTGATAGAAGACTTCGGGCTGTCTAGTGAAATGGGCTCCCAGACACAATCATATTCCTGCTGATCATGATGATATACATTTTAGCCATAAACTTTCTTTTAAAGGTGACAATTTTAGTTAAACATAAGCCTTTTGAGGAGAAAGGCTTTTATGCATCTCAGTTAAACACGTGCATTGGTAGTATCAACAAATTTGCAATATAGAAGTTGAAGATAGTTTTATACCTCACTTTTTAGGAGGttgtattcaaaattaaaatctttctCAGAATCTTCCAGGACATTTAAAGACTCATGTTGATAGcatggaggagaaggaaagaagtcaCAGCCTTCTACTCACTTGTAGGTCTTGTCATCCAGCTGTCACactgacaaaaagaaaagatgatacATGTTTTTTGCTCAGATAAGAAGCCTGACATTAAAAtatgtcatatttttttctccatatttcaAAAAGTTGTTCTTCTCATCACTGCACAGATCTGTCTGAAAGCCTCAGTTTCTGGGCCACCCAGGAACAGATCGGAAATGGAGCATGGCCTTGTCCTTTAATGGGGATACAAATAAAGTTTGTGGGGTTAAAAGTTTTAAGATAGCAGTGATACCCCCACTCTCTCCATTGTTGTCCAGCGGGGTGACATAATGACAGGttaaacatttgtgattcattcattaaatatcatttaaagaaatgtaaattcacAATAAgggttgaaaattatttggtTTCATCCATTGTCTCTTATTTCAGGACCAAGCAGCAAACTGCAGTAGTTTATGAAGGATTCTAAAATGGGGTTCAGGAATAGCCTCTCAGCGCTACTAATTCAGATCTCCCAGAGAACTACTGGATTTCCTCATAATTGACAAACATGAGTGACCATCTCTTTGGGTGGCTACTGTTAGAAATGGCTGTTGTTGTCATGTTTTCTGGACTTTGCCAGCCAACAGAtccctgccaggttttggaaATACTTCTGTTACCTCGCTGCTACTTTTCTGCAGGGATAAAACTTTTGAGGTGGCCAGACCCAGAACATCCTTACAAGGATTCCTGTTACAGTGCTACAGTATACACTGCTCATTTATCCTATTCTCATGTGCTTTCTTCTTTAGTAAGATTATTTTATGTTAAGAAAATAAGTGATATTTAAAGTCCAAAGAGAAATGATCACAGTTGTGTAAGGGGTGTTTCCCCCCTTGAACTCTGATGTCAGTAGACTGTGGGTCAGAGCTGCGACGATCTGTTTGGTTTGATGTTATGGTGGGTTACTTAGGGGGCGGGGATAGTGTGGGACCTAATTCCCTGTGCACAAGTCTCTTATTCCAGAAGTATGCATTTTGTCATCTATAAGCAAGAAATATGGGCATAGCAGCTCTTGGTTTAAAGTTTGCCATAACCTGTTCTTCATGTTTGTTTTAAGCTCAGGTAAAGATAACCTCCTCTTTCTATGACTCCAGTTTCCATTCAGGTTATAGTATTATTATTCAatagttgattttctttttaagctgGGCAATAAATTGATGTTTCCAGATGGTAGCGTGGGAGAGGGCATTCGGGATAAAGATGAGCCAATTCTACCCTAAAAAATGTTCTAGTGGTTCACAGGAACAAGATGAGGTTTAATAACTTTCAAGGTAATTCTAGATTGACATTTTGAGGGGAAAATGGGCTCTTGTTCTAGTTGAAGTGAGCAGAGAAGGCTATAAATTAACATGTAACTTACAACATTGCAGAGGTTAAAAATAACTGATGTAGATGTACTTCTTCAGTATGATTCTTCAGATCAGACTTTTACCTTTGGCATagttaatttcagaaaaatatgctgtgtgtgtgtatgagggtTGGACTTGCTGATCCTTCAGTTAGGTCTAATTTCTGGCAACTCTTTGTAATTCCAATGTATTTGATACGTAAACAATGATGTTGAATGCATTTGTGATCTGGGAGACTCCCTGGTCTTCCAGGGAAGGAGGGATGTACAGCCCCTGAAGGCATGAAACTCCCAGTGTGTACAGAGCCAGTGGACTATGGGATACCCGTACCGTACCTTACCAGGCGCTGGTTCCTTCTGCTCAAAATAACATCTGCCCAAAGAGGGAGTGCTAAGAACGCTTAACTCGTCAGTGGGACTCGGCTGGCTCCTGGAGGGGGTCTGTGACTTCAGGTATATCAACACCGATGCCGGGGGTAATTTTTGTCCCATCTCTATGGATCTGAGTTCATGGTCACTGTGTTCACCCACTTGCCTGTGTTAAAAGTCACTGAGTAGAATAGCACCAGAGGAACATATTTAGCacctaatattaatattttgtagtCCATTTGATAAATTTGCCAGCATATGTTCTAGCCTCTGGGGGAAAGCCAGGACCACTTTTGTCTGTGGCTTAAACAGTTCAGTTGCTGTATCTGTTGGGTGTGCCAGGGGGTGGATGAGTGTGGCATTCTGTGAAGAGGAAGGTGGTAAGTAAggttgcccttctgccttcttaAGTTGCAGGAGGGagcttttctgctcctctctggTTGGGAGCACTGAGGACAGTGAGGAGGGCTTTTACCTTGTTAATCATTTCCTTATTTAGCTAGCTTTCCTTTTTGTCTAGGGCTTCCTCCTGAGACCCTCTTCCATCCATTGGGCCTTTGAAAGAACtaatgagacacacacacacacacacacacatacatacacatactcatgcacattttccttcatttccataTCCTTTATTTCAGGGCAGCCCATTTTCCTCTGGATTCATTGATAAATACAAATACCCACACCTTTGACCAGTATTGTTGGTTACCTGCAGGTTCTGTGTATGAGGCCTTCATGAATGGTTACTTTCTCCATACACTAGGGAAGCATTTGTCAGTCTTCAGACTGGGTTCTAGAGAGGCAGAGTCATTTCTTCTGGAAGGTGGAGCTTTACCCAAAGTGAAAGTTAGCCTTGCTCAAAGATGTGTTTTGTGGTAGttggtaaaaaagaaagaaagaaacacgtATTGGAGGTAATTTGACACTCCTGCTGGCAGTAGTTCTCTATTCACCATTTTAAAGCCCATTCAGGTTCTGTCTTCCTGAAAAGAACTGATTGCTGTGTTTACATGAAATGACGATTGATTGGAGTCAGATGGTCTGTTTTAAAGATTTCCATGACAGCCTCTTTTCCTGAGTTGGAGAGATTGGAGGTGGTCCATCCGTACGAAGTGGAATCAAACGGTGGGTTTCTTAGTAGCTAAAGAAGCCATGTACTTACAGTGTTTTTCTCAGAATATCAACTCATGTTCTtcagatgcttttctttttttaatgatgagGGAAAATGTGTAATTTGGGATTCCACAGTGCCTTGCATATGGTAGGCgcccaataaatacttgttgaagcAAACCAAGTTTCCCAAGTCCTCATCTCTTACAGTGACCAAGACATCTTTCTCCTCTGAAGGGGTTGGCAGTTGTGGCTAAAAAATAAGCAGTGTCATTATTTGCTTGAAATCATATATACAGTTTGTATGAATTTCAGTATGTTGCCAAGACATGCtctttttcttattgtattttctgtaaatatttctggCACTGAACTGTAAAGTAAAGGCAAAGTGTAAATATGAAGGTGTACCCGTGCCCCTTGCCTCCTGTGTTTCATCTTCGTCGGTTAGGGAAGAAGGTCCAGAGGTTTGTTTGTATTTATGCCGATCCTTTGTCCAGAAGCCCATGGAATATTGAATGTAATACATTTAGTCAATTAAATTTTAAGGAGATTCTTATCTAATAACTGTGTGTGTGCTTTTGGATACAGGCTGGGGGTTTACTCCTACACTGGTGCTGTGAATTTTACCCTTCCAGGGGATGTCTGCTCGGCTTTGGCTGCCCTTTATAATTTAGATCTGTAGTTTAATTGAACATTAAATGAGTATTTCATGAAATACTCAAAGtttgattaatttttaagaaaaatatttggccTTCTCTGCTGGAAGGAGCTTGTATAATTAAAACACTGCCAATAGAGGCTCACCTTTCAGAGGCTGGGAATTGCTGAGGAGATAGATACTTACGTTATGGGAGTGAAAGTGCCGGCTGTGCCCTCTGCTTGCAGAAAATTTGAGCCCTACCAGGGCTAGACAGTCAGCAAAGTGGGGAGATGCAGAGATCATCCCCTGCTGCCCACTGCCCCCTTTGTGTAGAGCATCTTGGAGCCAGATGAGCGCCTTCAGGCCTGGATCACACATAGAGGAGTGAATGGACCACTTGAAACAACCATGAGAACCACTGTGGTCATGCCTGTGCCAAGAGCTGCTGACGTGTGCCACCCTCTGAACTGTGCCTGGGACCTGCCTACCTTGCAGTGTCTGTTCTGCCCACTCACAACAGGACCTCCAGCGGGGCCTAGTGGCCAGGGAAGCTGACCACAATATCCCTGTTTTGGTGTCTGGAAAGGTTTTGTaaccagaaaaaaatgtgtgctcAAGCCTTTCCCAGCTATGCTGCTCAGCTCTCTGCGACCCCAACCCCTTCAGGACCCAGTGCCAGGGAACCACTCCCAACCCATAccacctgctcctcctcctcttggcCTCTGGGCCCTGCATCAGGTGCCCCCTGCCAGGGCACTGCCCCTCTTGGTCATGCATTCTAGTCCATTTTCCCAGACTTCCTCTTGTAGGAATTTTGGCCATCCCACAGCTGGGCTAGGACTCTCGAAACCATGTCCCAgctctcccagcccctcccatgctcttattttttcctgttgCTGGCCCCATGCGCCCTTCTCCTTGAATTGGTGTCTTTTCCTGTAAGCGGGTTTTCTACTCCATGTTTCTCCCTAGGTTTACCGCCCACTTCCTGCAGCTGCTCCCCCAGCCTGGACCTGGGTTTGCCTTTTCAACAGGTGCTTTTAAGTCATGAGACGCCGTGGTCTCAAAATCAAGCCTGTGTCGGAATCATTCTGGTTGCTTATCAGTGTGTTGAATCCCAagccacacccccacccccaagagGTCTGAGGAGACGAAGGTGAGCCTGGGAATTGGCATGTTTAATAAATACACTCCAGCACCCACCCATCTGCTGGCAGCTTTAGGCAGGTGGTCCAAGGGTCCTTTTGGAGAATACCGTGCAGCAGCCACTCCAGTGGGAAGTCCGAAGCAGCCTTTCTGCCGTGGTCTGGCGCATGGAGGTTTACTGAATACTTCATGAGTGAACGGATGACAGATATGAGAAGATGAGGATGGCATGTGGAAGTGTTCTGGCCACTCAGGAGATCAAGGAACAAGATTCAAGTCGTTAGAAGCCCCTCACAGAAAACCCTAATAAGGAAAGGCACAGAAGCTTCCAGATTAAGTAATAATCATTTATAGTCATTTAGTAATCATTAGAATAATCTATGtgttagattttaaaagttttaagtgGCAGCCCAGTGACCAATCCAGCCTGGCAGACGTTTGGTTTAGCCAACAGTGCTTTAACGAGGTCTGACCCAACATTTTAAACTTGGGAGATGTCACATAGAAATGTAGACTTTTTGCCTGGCTTGGGAAAGTTAGGAGTCCTGCAATAATGGACCTGCATTTCATTCATAGCAGTTATTGGTGGGAGCTGCCATCACTGCATGCTTAGGATGCAGTAAGCTCCACCCAGTTTGCCGCAGTCCCCAGCACTCCCACAGTGTGGATGTGGGCACACACAGCTGGTATTATAGGACTTGGGGACCCGGCTGGCTCCTGGAGGGGCTCTGTGACTTCAGGTATATGAACACCAATCTCGAGGGTAATTTTTGTCCCATCTGTGTTTCtaatttaacaaaattatctCCATCTTACAAGAAAGAGGGTCAGAGGGGTATCATGAACCCAATAGCTACTgggctgagattcaaacccaggcctgcCTGGAAACCTGGGCTTTTTAATTctcagccagactctgtctcactgCCTCGCTTCCCACCCTTTCGTCCAGAACACCTCTCCCTCAGAGTGTCCCCTGCGTACTTTGCCTGAAGGACACTGTAACTTCCTTGTTACCTCACAGCTCAGTCACAATTGGGCTGAGAGCAGAGCATGGCCCAGCCTGCCAGGTCCCTTGGGGCAGCCCTGCCAGGCCAGCCCAGGCTGGCCCAGCTTAGGCACACATGCACCATGAGGTACCCTTTGATGCCACTGGTGAACGacctcacattttctttcctggttttctGGTTCTGCCTCCCTGTGGGTTTGCTGTTCTTACTGATCGTCTGGCTACGCTTCTTACTTAGCCAAGGTGAGCTTCTTACCCTGCCCAGGCAGGACCTTAATcctggagctgggcaggtggcCGAATAGGCCAGTGTGCCCTGAAACAACTGCAGAAGGGGCTTCGTTCAGTCATTTTAAGTGCTGGCTTAGATACAAGCAGTCAACTCTTCAGTGGAAAGGTGGTTTGGTTGTTTAGGGTTTCTTAACCTAGAGTTCGAGAGTGAGTCCTAGAGTTTGAACCTAGAGTTCGAGAGTGATCTTTTGAACAAATTAGACAGAGGTTATCCCTCCAGGAGGGATAATCCAGGAGATGAACTTCTAGGTGCCCCTTTCAGCTGGGGCACAAGGCTCTGTGAGCAGAGCGTGGgctggatttcagctcactgctcACCCTCTCGATTGGGTGCTTTTGTGCAGTAAACAGCTTGTACAATGGGATACAGCAGCCTTAGGCATTTTTCAGGTACCTGCAGACCACTCACTGTTTTCTGCCTAGGTCATGTATCAGAAAGGATCTGGCTTCTTTGGGAGGCAGGCTCATGGAAGCCAACTGACATTCACCCTGACCTCAGCATGGGAGCAAGAGGAGCAAGAGGTGGGACCAAGCTGGCTGTGGAGGAAGCTAGGGGTGGCTGGGCCAGGATATGGCCTGGCTGTGTGGCAGGAGTGGGACTTATGGTCCTCTGGCATGTGTCTCCCTGAGCATCCCCTTCAGCAAGAGGTCTCttgctgctgggcacagtggctcccgcctgtaatcccagcactttgggaagccaaggtggccaggttgcttgagcccgggagtttgagaccaggctgggcaacgtCTCTAcaaggaatacaaaaattagacaggtgtggtggcatgcatctgtggtcccagctgctcaggaggctgaggtgggagaattgcttgagcatgggaggtcgaggcagcagtgagccgaaatcgtaccactgtactccagcagacagaatgagatcctgtgtCCCAAAAAAAAGGCCTCTTTGTGGGGACCACTTGATCTTCCACCTCCTGCTGCTGAGCGCCATGACCTTTGGCCAGCTAGGCAGGGAGGGCGCAGCACATGTTGCCAGCAATGGTCAGATGTTGTTGAGGCGGGGTGAGAAgtccctccccacacccccactAGCCCCATGATCTCAAATGCAGGGACTTGTAATTGTGTAATTATTGGGAGTTCCTAGCAAGAACCTGGGATGCCCTCTTGTCtctagaaaatgtttatttaacgTATATTCTCCTCATAGTCCCAGGGTAGACCATAGCTCTCCCTGAGGGGTACAGTTCAGGCACTGGGCCCCACAGCTGGTGGGGAGTCAGACTTGTTTGCTACTGGTGATAAAAGCTGTCTCTCTGGACTCTGGAAGACACAGGTTcagatttcatccttttttttttttttttttttttttttgagacagtctcactcttgtcacccaggctggagtgcagtggcatgatctcggctcactgcagcctccacctattggcttcaagtgattctcctgcctcagcctcctgggtagctgggattacaggtgcgtgccatcacacctgactaatacttgtatttttagtagagatggggtttcaccatgttggccaggctggtctcgaactcctgacctcaggtgatctgcccacctcggcctcccaaagtgctgggattacaggcatgagccaccgcacctggcctcatccttgctgcttttattattattttttttttcgagatggagtgttgctctgtctcccaggctggagtgcagtggtgcagtctcggctcactgcaagctccgcctcccgggctcacgccattctcctgtctcagcctcctgagcagctgggaccacgagtagccaggactacaggcacctgccaccacgcccggccaattttttgcacttttagtagaaacggggtttcaccatgttagccaggatggtctagatctcctgacctcgtgatccacctgcctcggcctcccaaagtcatcCTTGCTTAATACTTCCTAATAATAGTGAACCTTTTTGCAACACTGACTATGTACCAGGCCTTGTGCTCAACACTGGACATGcataatcttatttaatcctcagaataaCCCTGCATAATAATACTTATATCAcaattggggaaactgaggcttggagaggagAAGCAACCTGTCCAAGGTCATACATCTGTGAACTTAAGAGAGCCAATTGTCTGccttcaaatcctgactctgccacctACCAGCTGCGTGACGGTGGGCACCTCTGTGAGCCTTgcttttctcatctacaaaatggagacAACACTAGTACCTGCCCCCTGGGGTTGTGACAGGCTCCAGTGGTCGATACATATCAGGTGCTTACAGGGCAGGGCACACAGTACACATACACACCTGGCACGTGGTAGGTTCCTGTAGGCTGAGAAAATAATCCAACCAATGCTGGTTTTGTCAATGTGGGAGGAAATGTAGGTAGCGTGGCTTTGGATGCCTTCTTTGGAGTGGAGACATTTCTCCTACCACCCAGGTCAAGGCCTGCGGCGTGAATCTCCTCCGGCATTCACTCTGCTTGGAGGCCCAACTCCAAAACCATCCACAACCTACCCCACCCCAAGTCCTCCGCAGACTTTCTCCTGAGAGGCTGTTTACTCCTTGGTGTCATGTGGCGTTTTGAAATAAGTCCTTTGTTAATTTTGCAATGAAGAGAAACCATCCTTAAAGTGAGGTGGGCATTCCTCCCTCAGGTTCTTCATCTTCTAAAATCCCCGATATTATTGTGTGTGTTTTGCGCTTGTGCTGGGAACTGACCCAATGTCAGGGTTTGGAGGGCTAAGAGGGGTCAGGCCACCCAGACCTGTGGTTTTCTATTCTGCTGTGGATTCTTTTATTGGAATCAGTTTGCCTGAAATCCAGTTTGAAAAGCAGACAGGAGTAGCTCTGCTGcctcctccccacacccacccccacaACACTCCTGCTGGCTCCTCAGGGCAGTTTCAGGCCTCAGAAGACAGAGCGTTAAGTGTGGAGTACCCGATAGGATGCACTTTCCCAAGTCGAAGGAGGAGCaagtggggaggaaaggggagctGCCTGATGAAACTGGCACTGAGGCAAAAATGATAATGGGCAGCTCAACTCCTGCAGAAGCTGGTCAGTGGAGGACAGTGCTACTGTCTGACCATGACATGGCCATAAGGTGGAGGAAGCCACACACACCCTTCAAGGGGAAGATGCCCTGCTGCCAGTATTTTACTTTTGCGATTTGACAGGAGTTTGCAGAAGGATGAAGGGAAATCTCCAAGAGATGGGTTTGGGGCTGAAACAGAAGAGTGGTGCAACAGCCCCTCATGGTGGCCTTTGGAGCAAGGTGTTCAATTCAAAGCTGCCTTTAAATCCCCTGAGTCCAAACGCACCCAGTGGGAACTGTGGAGTGGGGAGGCTGAATTCGCATCCAGTAGCACCACTCCCTGGCTTTGAGCCTGGACAAGTGATTTCAccatcctcatctgtaaagtacaAAAAATACTAGTAATTGACTTCAGGAAGTTGTTAAGAGGAttagatgagaaaatgaatgtaACAACAGTTCGCACATACTCTATGTTCAAAAAATACTCTCTCTAGTGAAGAACAGTCACTTCACGCcatcctacattttttttttttttgacatagagcctcactctgtcacccaggctagaatgcagtagtgcgatctcagctcactgcaacctccgcctcctggtttcaagcaattctcctgcctcagcctcccgagtagctgagactacaggtccacaccatgcccggctaatttttgtacttttagtagagatggggtttcgccatgttggccaggatggtctcgatctcttgacctcatggttcacccgccttggccttcaaaagtgctaggattacaggcgtgagccaccatgcccagcccctactGACTTGTAAGACATGCTAACTGCCAACACCGTTGAAGGCCTGTGCCAAGTCCTGTGCTGAATTTTACATGTCTGTCTTCAGTTAACCCTCATCCTAGAAGATGCTGATATTATGCCCATTGTACAAACAACCTTTGT comes from Macaca fascicularis isolate 582-1 chromosome 10, T2T-MFA8v1.1 and encodes:
- the ADIG gene encoding adipogenin codes for the protein MRYPLMPLVNDLTFSFLVFWFCLPVGLLFLLIVWLRFLLSQDSEENDSDVCFDWEPWSKGPAEFCWKGTLHGQEKERPCW